The Numida meleagris isolate 19003 breed g44 Domestic line unplaced genomic scaffold, NumMel1.0 unplaced_Scaffold319, whole genome shotgun sequence nucleotide sequence AAAAACGGTGGTGCTAAAAGGGTGTCTCTGCTTATACTGCACACtaagctgtttttaaagaggACAACAATGGCTagggcagcagtgccactggGACAGCCGGCAGGTGGAAAGGAACCAGGAAGGACAGATGCCTGACACATTGCAGGGGCTCACAGTAGCTCTCACATGGCTATATGAGAATAGGAGTTCATACAAAGCAAGGAGCATATAGATGCTTTCCCATTCTTCAGTCCCAGTGCTTGATTAATTTTGTGCTATAGACTGTAGTTTTGggacaaaattgttttaataatttaaacaaagaagTTCAAGATCAGAATTAGAGAAGGGGTGAAGTAATACATTTTGTAAGAAAGATTCTTTCAGTTCAGTGCCACTCCATCAGGGAACGGCAGTGATCAGTTTACTCTTCCTATAAAGATGTACCACTGCAACTTGaaagttttctgttaaaaaaatctcagaacagaaaaaatgtgattaattGATTGTTTCCCTCACAGAAAGGAAGGTGTTGCCCAGTTAACACCTGtatatgctttcttttaagGTAAACCACCAGCCAATGTTTTCTAATGtacttttcttttatatattttctttccttttttgctcGATCACTGAGTCAggacctgcagtgctgcaacaTTTTCCACCAGCCCCATGACCAAACTGAGGACGACTTTAAAAGCAAGATTCTACATTCCCTGATCAGAAAAGCAATGTGTTCCAAAAAAGTACAAAATCTCTTTGTCTTCCTGACTACCTATGTTTGAAGTTTAAAACCTGTTTCCTCGGTAACTAGGCTTGCAAGGCTGGTCTGCTCACATGGTACGTGCAGGGGCCACCACATATTGTCCAAAGGTTATTGAGCCATTTAGCTAGAGCATGTGATGTCTGAGATTTTGGTACTAATTTCAAAGGGACCAAGAGACAAGCGATAAACTTTCTGTACTGCTTGCTTTGTCCTACATAAAATCCTCTCTTGTGGCCTGGAAGGTTTAATGACAGGAACAACAACAGCCACTTTTCCTCTGGGCTCCTCTCTCCACTGCATCCCAGCACAGATGCCCTAGGAAGATTGTCAGCTCTGACACAATTTTACTGTGCTCCTTCTCTCTCCAAACACTGCTGCCATGAAAGACATTCAAACTTGTCTGTTTGGGGCATAGCTTGGTGCTGTCATCACAGGGCTGTGACAGGCAGCTCTTTGGATATCCCTGACTGGCAGCTTGGGTCCCCGCACCCAGACAATGTGCATTCACAGAGCTTTGGTTGCCTGCCACCAGGCCCATCTGTTGGGCTGATTCTTTGCCCATGTCAAAGTCAGTCAGACAGGGCTGTAGGTGCCAAGAGAATGAGAACTAAGaagggcagcctgcagcatgcTGCCAGTAGAGTCCTTCCAGCAAGGGCCTCCTCCTCTGAGGCCgccagtgctgccagctgcctgcctgctgcaggtaACACGTGCTGACATCTGCACACCACGGAGAGGATGCACGGagtgaaggagaggagaggagggatTTGGAGTAGCCTTGGCAACTTGCTAAGCAAGCTGTGCTGCGGCAGGGACATGGCTCACAGCACAGCTAAGAGGCATGTGGAGCTTGTGGTGTCACTTGGTAGGAAGGAAATGCATTGTCAGTGTACTGAGATGAACCTGGGGCAGCCCATTACGCTTGAGAAGAGAGCCACTGACCAAGCTGGCATAACTTCAAGAGGTCACTGGAGGtatctcttcctcctctttcatGTAGGAGATCTGTACAAGATTATTAGCCCTGGCTGGGGAGCGCTTCTGAAAGCAGAGTGGAGATTCAGAGACAAGATCCCTTAAGACAGATCATCTCTTCCTCATCCACAGTCGGGTTGTGCGGTGAAGATTAACTCATCTGTGTGTAACCATTATAATCCAAATTTGGAAAGTGTCAGGCACATGCATGCTTGCAATCCTGTCTGTAAACGTGTGTTTCACTTCAAGTCTGGCTGATCAGGGCTATGTATCTGTGAGGCCAACTTGTGTACGTGTCTTCTTTTACTTCTGCTGAGCTGGGATTAACACTGCCACCCTTGACACTAAAGGAACAAGTAACCTGTTTCCATCATCATTACTACATTTGAATATAAGGAGTGataggttggatattaggaagaatttcttctcagaaagaggggtgaagcattggaatgggctgcccagggaagtggtggagtcaccattcccAGAGATGCttaagaaaagggtagatgtaaCACTTAGGGACATTGTCTCATGGTCTAGTGGGGgatattggtagtaggtggatggttggactagatggtcttagagatcttttccaaccttaatgattctgtgattctgtgatatacCTTCAGAGTTGGTTAGTGGGAATTTGCCATTTTGGTGGCTATGGATCAGCAGTATTCTGCAATCTGTTTTTTCacaaattatttacttttcttctcaaACTTTAGCATAAATAGAAGTATAGGATCTGTCCAAACTCcagaatgttttaaataattatttataaattaaatagATCATGTAAAttgctttgtgggtttttttaattattttatgtttccagGTATTCGTTTGGATTGTTGTAATAAACACAGACGTGGTTTTTCCAGCTACCTAACAAAATGCAGTGTGACACCAGGAGCCTATGACTAGTGCAGAGATGACAAGCAGCACAATGCTGTGTAGGCTCAGCACCTCAATTTGGACATAGAATATGGTGGTTGACACTGAAActggttgctcagagaggtggtggactCTCCAAAACTTGGAAATAGGACAAACGggaaaaaacttgaaaaatactggggaaaaggaaaaaatgaaaattccttttccagctcgtgttattttctctttctgatgcCTTTTGGCCAGTGTCATATCCCAGGTAGAGAACCCCAACTTCCAGTAGCCTGGTGTGACACTGCTGAGGAAGTGATGCACCATGAGTGACGGCTGATGCTCTACTCTGCTTTCCCTGGCGGCTGCAAGTAATGCAGAGGAATCTGGAGCTCAGCATGTTGTCTCTGAGCCAAGAGTCAGGGACTACTGCCTGAGGAGACAAGGAGCAGATGCAGGGTGCCTATTTGTCAGTGAAAAACCAGCCTTATGTTGTGCAGTAACCATTCTGCTTGCTCAATTccagtaaaaattattttttaaaaaaagttagaaGACAAGTCAAAATCCCAAACAATAGCAACAATTCTCCCATCTCTCCTTCTTCCAGAAGTgtcagcaggctgcagctctaAACACATATGGTATCAAGCAGTACCAAATCATTAGGTGTTGATGCTTGCATAGGCTTTCCAACACTAATGCACTGCTTTGTAGTGTGCTAGACACATGACCCTCTCCTAGCCCTTTCCCACTCTGGTCTTACAGCTTTGAATCTGTAAGACATATCCAGGACTGCCCTCTGTCTCACCAGCATAATGAGGATGGGTTGGAAGTGGGTAATGCCCTGTTctctactttgtttttccttcagtctgGTCACTGGTTCACTCTCCGGGAGGGTGTCATGGTGTCTGGAATGAGTCCTGATGGGGACAAGGGCATAAGGACACTGATGTGAGTGAGGCAGACATTGTTacagaagaaggagaaatgcagGAAGCCGGGCTGGAAAAGTAGAGTTCGACAGGCTAAGGACTGAGAGAAAAAAGGTatggggaggaaaggaaaagagagaagaaaaagagaaagtgctAGAAGCACAGGTCTCGTGGCGCTACtttcctgtgctgcctgctATGGAGTGAAGTCTGCCAGGACAGTCATCCGATTGGTGGATCGAGCCGTCCTTCGGGCGGCGCGGGGGCCAATGAGGGGCGAGAACGGAGGCGGAATTGTCCGAGCACCTCAGTAACTCGGCGGTCACgtgttgttttgctctttaGTTGGGGCACTGGGTGCGCGGCGCGTTACTGACTGCTGCGCTGCCGCCGGCAGGGGCAGTCGCCGccgtggcagcagcagcagcaccgacCGGGCGCCGCTGTCGGAAGCCGAGGCAGGCAGGACGCCCCGCTGCTTGGAGCCGGCCCCGGCGCGGCTGCGCTTTTCAGCGGCGGAGCCGCTCGGCCCCAGCCCTGCTCGGCGTCGGCAGCGCACGGCCATGGGATGGCGAGCACCCCCGCGCCGGGGCTGCcgcccagccccagcctgaACGACAACAACCGTGGCGTGAGGAAGTGCGGCTACCTGCGCAAGCAGAAGCACGGCCACAAGCGCTTCTTCGTGCTGCGCAGCCCCGGCGGCGGTGGGGAGGAGGCGAGGGGTGCCCGGCTGGAGTACTACAAGAGCGAGAAGAAATGGAGGAACAAGTCTGGGGCGCCCAAGCGGGTGATTGCACTGGACTCGTGCCTCAGCATCAACAAGCGGGCGGACGCCAAGCACAAGTACCTCATCGTCCTCTATACCAAGGACGAGTACTTTGCTGCAGCGGCCGAGAAcgagcaggagcaggagggctggTACAGCGCCCTCAGTGACCTGCTGAGCGAGGGCAAGGCGGCTGCTGGCTCCCTGCTGGCCGCTGGTGAGGAGCCCAACTACGGGCTGGTGAAGCTGGCCTCTACTGCCTACCAGGAGGTCTGGCAGGTGATGCTGAAGCCCAAGGGCTTGGGGCGGAGCAAGAACCTCACCGGCATACACCGCCTCTGCCTCTCGGCCCGCACCATCAGCTTTGTGCGCCTCAGCTGCGAGCTTCCCTCAGTCACGCTGCACCTGATGAACATCCGCCGCTGTGGCCACTCAGACAAATTCTTCTTCATCGAGGCGGGCTGCTTGGCCGCCACCGGGCCCGGCGAGCTGTGGATGCAGGCAGACGACTCGGTGGTGGCCCAGAACATCCACAAGACCATCCTGGAGGCTATGAAGGCTCTAAAGGAGCTGTCTGAGTTATGGCCCCGCCGCAAGAGCCagtcgtcctcctcctcctcctctggaggGGCGGCCAGCAGCGGTGGCCCCTCGGCCACGCACCCCATCACCGTGCCGGGCCGCTGGCGATGCCGCCGCCTGGTCAACCTGCCACCCAGCCAGACTGGCCTGTTTCGCCATTCCCGCACCGACAGCCTGGATGCTGGCGGCAGGGCCATGCCGTGCCTTATGCGGATGGCCAGCAAGGGTGACGCCTGCCGGGTGGGCtcggctgccagcagccccataAGCTCTGGCCCTGTTCGGACCCCATTCAGCCGCTCACACACGCTGAGCGGCAGCGAAAGATGGCTGGCGGGGAAGCTGTTCCCGGTGATGGCCAGGGGTGGGCTGCAAAGCAGCCGCTCCATGTACATGCCTGCCTCCCACTCGCCCCCCTCCAGCACTAGCCCCATCAGTCTCTCCTCCAGCCACACAGTGCCTTCACCCCTGTGGCACAGCCCAACCGAGGGCTTCCTCTGCCAGCGGTGCCAGCGGGCCGTCCGGCCCAGCTGCCTCTCTCTGGAGACCTTGTGGACGATGCTGCCCAGCATGAACGAGCACCCCTTGCCTCCTGAGCCCAAGAGCCCCAGGGAATACATCAACATTGACTTTGGGGATGCTGCTGTGTATTCTCCCCCCTCACTGCCCGCTGACAGCCTGGCCTCCTCCCTGGGCTCGTGCACGGGGCAGAGGCACTCCCCTCTCTCCGACTACATGAACATGGACTTCAGCTCACAGTCACTGTCCCAGTCAGGCATGGTCTCAGTGGGCTCCTTGGAAGCGCTCTCACCTGGCTCTTCCTCCAGCACCAGCCAGCCCAATGGACGCTACATGAAGGTGGCCGCGGGGGTGGCCTGTCTGTCCAGCCCATCCAACAGCGAGGATTACACTGAGATGACCTTTGGCATGGCCACCACCCCACCCCAGCCCATCGTTCAGAAGCCAGAA carries:
- the LOC110391172 gene encoding insulin receptor substrate 2-like, translating into MASTPAPGLPPSPSLNDNNRGVRKCGYLRKQKHGHKRFFVLRSPGGGGEEARGARLEYYKSEKKWRNKSGAPKRVIALDSCLSINKRADAKHKYLIVLYTKDEYFAAAAENEQEQEGWYSALSDLLSEGKAAAGSLLAAGEEPNYGLVKLASTAYQEVWQVMLKPKGLGRSKNLTGIHRLCLSARTISFVRLSCELPSVTLHLMNIRRCGHSDKFFFIEAGCLAATGPGELWMQADDSVVAQNIHKTILEAMKALKELSELWPRRKSQSSSSSSSGGAASSGGPSATHPITVPGRWRCRRLVNLPPSQTGLFRHSRTDSLDAGGRAMPCLMRMASKGDACRVGSAASSPISSGPVRTPFSRSHTLSGSERWLAGKLFPVMARGGLQSSRSMYMPASHSPPSSTSPISLSSSHTVPSPLWHSPTEGFLCQRCQRAVRPSCLSLETLWTMLPSMNEHPLPPEPKSPREYINIDFGDAAVYSPPSLPADSLASSLGSCTGQRHSPLSDYMNMDFSSQSLSQSGMVSVGSLEALSPGSSSSTSQPNGRYMKVAAGVACLSSPSNSEDYTEMTFGMATTPPQPIVQKPESTRVTSPKAEVKRLTLSGMEAFILSSPLSRRAEVIRADPQGRRRHSSETSSSTTTVTHVSPSFAHNPKRHNSASMENVSLRKSKGQEEEQGSSPMC